In one Thermaerobacter sp. PB12/4term genomic region, the following are encoded:
- a CDS encoding alpha/beta-type small acid-soluble spore protein: MAQGQQRNRALFRGAEQALDRFKYEVAQELGIQVPQDGYWGDMPTRLTGAVGGHMVRRMIALAEQQLAQQGTLPPVSQQIPGQQTR, from the coding sequence ATGGCCCAGGGTCAGCAGCGGAACCGCGCCCTTTTCCGCGGTGCGGAGCAGGCGCTGGACCGCTTCAAGTATGAGGTGGCGCAGGAGCTGGGGATCCAGGTCCCGCAGGACGGTTACTGGGGTGACATGCCCACCCGCCTGACCGGTGCCGTGGGCGGTCACATGGTGCGGCGCATGATCGCGCTGGCGGAGCAGCAGCTGGCGCAGCAGGGCACGCTGCCGCCGGTGAGTCAGCAGATCCCCGGCCAGCAGACCCGGTAA
- a CDS encoding oligosaccharide flippase family protein: MGGILRSTLWLTAGNLANRILGLLYRLLLGRLLDPARLGLFQLAMSLYFSLLTPVVAGLPDAVARVTARSAGHPALPRVITRTAVLAVAGVALPAAWLLLTGWTPPGPGWAEARQAVPLVLLLPAIALAAASAVLRGQFLGDGRSAWIVIAQLVEQVVRVGALALAVHPGARLPWPPLVFLVGLLVAGEAVGFLSTWLAYRTVAPPPDRGSPAGPGTVGNPPSPAGGPGTGTAAIRPAGRSGHGSDPAPSLGEVLALAGPATVERILLSAARLLEATLIPTRLVQTGLTVTQALAVYGELGGLAAPLLLLPTVFSGALAAAIVPAVAQAEHDPRRLRDQVRRVVAVALHLGVLAAVLFAREGTALAALLFPGTAGGDYPGAGRLIHWVAPAALLLYADQVAAAVMRGLGRPLEPMVVDLASAGVRIAVIAWGIRPGMPPDAAVRVVCLSLVADVVVAGGGNLACALWRTGTAPDLVGWVVLPACAGLAALGILDGLAPLLGSGLAGRLLSWSAAGAAVAAIAWVAAAPPRPPRTALPS, from the coding sequence ATGGGGGGCATCCTGCGCTCCACCCTGTGGCTCACGGCGGGCAACCTGGCCAACCGGATCCTGGGCCTGCTTTACCGGCTCCTCTTGGGCCGGCTTCTCGATCCTGCTCGCCTGGGCCTGTTCCAGCTGGCCATGTCGCTGTACTTTTCCCTGCTGACCCCGGTGGTGGCCGGTTTGCCCGACGCCGTCGCCCGGGTGACGGCGCGCAGCGCCGGGCATCCGGCCCTTCCCCGGGTGATCACCCGCACCGCGGTCCTGGCGGTGGCCGGCGTGGCCCTGCCTGCCGCCTGGCTGCTGCTCACGGGCTGGACGCCGCCCGGCCCGGGCTGGGCGGAGGCCCGCCAGGCCGTGCCCCTGGTGCTGCTGCTCCCGGCCATCGCCCTGGCGGCGGCCTCGGCCGTGCTGCGAGGCCAGTTCCTCGGCGACGGGCGCTCGGCCTGGATCGTCATCGCCCAGCTGGTGGAACAGGTGGTGCGGGTGGGCGCCCTGGCCCTGGCGGTCCATCCCGGCGCCCGGCTGCCCTGGCCGCCCCTGGTGTTCCTCGTCGGTCTTCTGGTGGCGGGGGAGGCCGTGGGCTTCCTGTCCACCTGGCTCGCTTACCGGACCGTCGCGCCGCCACCGGACCGCGGCTCGCCGGCGGGGCCGGGCACGGTGGGGAATCCGCCGTCTCCTGCCGGCGGGCCGGGGACCGGGACGGCGGCTATCCGGCCGGCGGGCCGGTCCGGGCACGGCAGCGATCCGGCCCCCAGCCTGGGGGAAGTGCTGGCGCTGGCGGGCCCGGCCACGGTGGAGCGAATCCTGCTGTCTGCGGCACGGCTGCTGGAGGCCACCCTGATTCCCACCCGCCTGGTCCAGACCGGCCTGACGGTCACCCAGGCCCTGGCCGTGTACGGCGAACTGGGCGGGCTGGCCGCGCCCCTGCTCCTGCTGCCCACGGTCTTCAGCGGCGCCCTGGCCGCGGCCATCGTGCCGGCGGTGGCCCAGGCGGAACACGATCCCCGCAGGCTCCGGGACCAGGTACGGCGCGTGGTGGCGGTGGCGCTGCACCTGGGTGTGCTGGCCGCCGTGCTGTTTGCCCGGGAGGGAACCGCCCTGGCCGCCCTGCTCTTCCCCGGCACCGCCGGCGGCGACTACCCGGGAGCCGGGCGCCTGATCCACTGGGTCGCTCCGGCGGCGCTGCTGCTGTACGCCGACCAGGTGGCGGCGGCGGTGATGCGCGGCCTGGGCCGCCCCCTGGAACCCATGGTGGTCGACCTGGCCTCGGCGGGAGTGCGGATCGCCGTCATCGCCTGGGGCATCCGGCCGGGGATGCCGCCCGACGCGGCCGTGCGCGTGGTTTGCCTTTCCCTGGTCGCCGACGTGGTGGTGGCCGGCGGTGGCAACCTGGCCTGCGCCCTCTGGCGGACGGGCACGGCCCCGGACCTGGTGGGCTGGGTCGTCCTGCCGGCTTGCGCCGGGCTGGCCGCCCTGGGGATTCTGGACGGCCTGGCTCCCCTGCTGGGTTCCGGGCTGGCAGGCCGGCTGCTGAGCTGGAGCGCTGCCGGCGCGGCGGTGGCCGCTATCGCCTGGGTCGCCGCCGCGCCGCCCCGGCCACCCCGGACGGCGCTGCCGTCGTAA
- a CDS encoding methylglyoxal synthase: MRVALIAHDKKKPDLLRFVQRYREVLARHQLVATGTTGRMVAEATGLPVHCYLSGPLGGDQQIGSEIAAGRIDVVFFLRDPLTAHPHEPDVSALLRLCDVHNLPIATNLGTAEAVMAHLARQGANAAEASGDGSGTPPARG, translated from the coding sequence TTGAGGGTGGCACTCATTGCCCACGACAAGAAGAAGCCGGATCTGTTGCGGTTCGTCCAGCGATACCGCGAGGTGCTGGCCCGCCACCAGCTGGTGGCCACGGGCACGACGGGCCGCATGGTGGCCGAGGCGACGGGCCTGCCGGTGCATTGCTACCTCTCCGGGCCCCTGGGGGGCGACCAGCAAATCGGCAGCGAGATCGCCGCGGGCCGGATCGACGTGGTCTTCTTCCTGCGCGATCCGCTGACGGCCCATCCCCACGAGCCCGATGTCAGCGCCCTGCTGCGCCTGTGTGACGTCCACAACCTACCCATCGCCACCAACCTGGGCACCGCCGAGGCCGTGATGGCCCACCTGGCGCGCCAGGGCGCGAACGCGGCCGAAGCTTCCGGCGACGGGTCGGGGACGCCGCCCGCCCGGGGGTAG
- a CDS encoding S1 RNA-binding domain-containing protein — MAEAYSVGDIVEGTVDGITGFGAFVKLPDGRTGLVHISEVAHGWVENVSDHLSVGDTVKVKILRIDEANNKIALSIKATQPAPADGGRRPRRDNRDFERKLADFLKQSEKKLRDARLERW; from the coding sequence ATGGCGGAAGCATATTCGGTCGGGGACATCGTCGAGGGCACGGTGGACGGGATCACCGGCTTCGGCGCCTTTGTCAAGCTGCCCGATGGGCGGACCGGGCTGGTCCACATCTCGGAAGTCGCCCACGGGTGGGTTGAAAACGTCAGCGACCACCTTTCGGTGGGCGATACGGTGAAGGTCAAGATCCTGCGCATCGACGAGGCCAACAACAAGATCGCCCTGTCCATCAAGGCGACCCAGCCGGCGCCGGCTGACGGCGGCCGCCGGCCCCGGCGCGACAACCGCGACTTCGAGCGCAAGCTGGCCGACTTCCTGAAGCAGTCGGAGAAGAAGTTGCGCGACGCCCGGCTGGAGCGCTGGTAA
- the bshA gene encoding N-acetyl-alpha-D-glucosaminyl L-malate synthase BshA, with protein sequence MAPGAARSLRIGISCYPSSGGSGVVATELGHQLAARGHQVHFISHDVPFRLDLTRPGIHFHPVEVPSYPLFTYPPYDLALASQMAAVAEERRLDLLHVHYAIPHATAAYLARAMLAPRRRLRVVTTLHGTDITLLGTHPSFQRIVEFSINQSDAVTVVSHHLREATLAAFRVERELEVIPNFVDPAVFHPRRRGDPALRRGLAEPGERVLVHISNFRPAKDAPAVIAVFARVCREVPARLLLIGHGPDVDRCAHMARRLGIADRVRFLGEHTDVARLLAAADLFLLPSRQEAFGLAALEAMACGVPVVAARTGGLPEVVEHGRTGYLLPPGDVEGMARRALELLQDPARHAAFSRAGARSAHRRFAAETVIPRYEALYRRLLGEDGPSPSVPRPDVR encoded by the coding sequence TTGGCCCCCGGAGCGGCACGCTCCCTGCGCATCGGTATCAGCTGCTATCCCTCCTCCGGGGGCAGCGGCGTGGTGGCCACCGAACTGGGCCACCAGCTGGCCGCCCGGGGCCACCAGGTCCACTTCATCAGCCACGACGTGCCCTTCCGCCTGGACCTGACCCGGCCGGGGATCCACTTCCACCCCGTGGAGGTCCCCTCCTACCCGCTCTTCACCTACCCGCCCTACGACCTGGCCCTGGCCAGCCAGATGGCCGCGGTGGCCGAGGAACGGCGGCTGGACCTGCTCCACGTCCATTACGCCATTCCCCACGCCACCGCCGCTTACCTGGCGCGAGCCATGCTGGCCCCCCGGCGGCGCCTGCGGGTGGTGACGACCCTTCACGGCACCGACATTACCCTGCTGGGCACCCACCCGTCCTTCCAGCGGATCGTGGAGTTCAGCATCAACCAGTCCGACGCGGTGACGGTGGTATCCCACCACCTGCGGGAGGCCACCCTGGCCGCCTTCCGGGTGGAACGGGAGCTGGAGGTCATCCCCAACTTCGTGGATCCGGCCGTCTTCCATCCCCGGCGGCGCGGCGATCCGGCCCTGCGCCGCGGCCTGGCCGAGCCAGGGGAGCGGGTGCTGGTGCACATCTCCAACTTCCGCCCGGCCAAGGATGCCCCGGCGGTCATCGCGGTCTTCGCCCGGGTGTGCCGGGAGGTGCCGGCCCGCCTGCTGCTCATCGGCCACGGTCCCGACGTGGACCGCTGTGCCCACATGGCCCGGCGGCTGGGAATCGCAGACCGGGTGCGCTTTCTCGGCGAGCACACCGACGTGGCCCGCCTGCTGGCGGCCGCGGACCTCTTCCTGCTGCCGTCGCGCCAGGAGGCCTTCGGCCTTGCCGCCCTGGAGGCCATGGCGTGCGGCGTACCGGTCGTCGCCGCCCGCACCGGGGGCCTGCCCGAGGTGGTCGAACACGGCCGCACGGGCTACCTGCTGCCGCCCGGGGACGTGGAGGGCATGGCCCGCCGCGCCCTGGAACTGCTGCAGGATCCCGCCCGCCACGCGGCCTTCTCCCGCGCCGGCGCCCGGTCCGCCCACCGCCGTTTCGCGGCAGAGACCGTGATCCCGCGCTACGAAGCCCTTTACCGGCGCCTGCTGGGCGAGGATGGCCCCTCCCCTTCAGTTCCGCGCCCGGATGTGAGATAA
- a CDS encoding 2-oxoacid:acceptor oxidoreductase subunit alpha, which yields MSNELTWVVGGQQGEGIDTTGEILASALNRLGYYIYGYRTFGSRIKGGHTNYRIRIAQRPVYGIAPQIDVLIAFDQDSINRLAGEMAPGGVVVFNGKGGRGKLPPGVEGVRLIEVPMVDLARELGNPIMKNMVGVGVSAALLGLAPEDIEPIIDERFAGKGGKLVEANKTALRRGYDAALQALGEADGHLHLAPADGRRRYLMTGDEAAAFGALVAGCRLVAAYPITPASEIMHWLVKKLPQYGGVVVQSEDEIAAISTVIGAGYAGVRALTSTSGPGFSLMQEALGYAGMIEAPCVIVNVQRAGPSTGMPTKHEQSDLFEMVMGSHGDLPRIVLAPVTIEDCFYGAVDAFNLADRYQTPVILALDLALGLAKQTVEGIDFERVRIDRGAVALPDDLNWEGGDFKRYRFTDTGISPRSLPGMPGGLHLATGLEHDETGHITEDRGNRVRMMQKRLRKFTQVDGVEAVRYEGPEQPEVLLVGWGASYGALREAREILTERGVATGHAHIRLLAPFPAGPVAELLGRARHVIVAENNAQGQLAALMRQHIDSADKARLRTLNKYDGTLFLPAEIVEPVLAAVSPMAASAKEVG from the coding sequence GTGAGCAATGAGCTCACCTGGGTGGTAGGCGGCCAGCAGGGCGAGGGGATCGATACGACGGGTGAGATCCTGGCGTCGGCGCTGAACCGCCTCGGCTATTATATCTACGGTTATCGGACCTTCGGGTCCCGGATCAAAGGCGGGCATACGAACTACCGGATCCGCATCGCGCAGCGGCCGGTCTACGGCATTGCACCCCAGATCGACGTCCTCATCGCGTTCGATCAGGACAGCATCAACCGCCTCGCCGGCGAGATGGCCCCGGGAGGCGTCGTTGTTTTTAACGGCAAGGGCGGCCGGGGCAAGCTGCCGCCCGGTGTGGAAGGCGTCCGGCTGATCGAGGTCCCCATGGTCGACCTGGCCCGCGAGCTGGGGAACCCGATCATGAAGAACATGGTCGGCGTCGGCGTCTCCGCCGCGCTCCTGGGCCTGGCCCCCGAAGACATCGAGCCCATCATCGACGAGCGCTTCGCCGGGAAGGGCGGCAAGCTGGTGGAGGCCAACAAGACCGCCCTGCGCCGGGGTTATGATGCGGCCCTGCAAGCCCTGGGCGAGGCGGACGGCCACCTCCACCTGGCCCCGGCCGACGGCCGGCGCCGCTACCTGATGACCGGCGACGAGGCGGCGGCCTTCGGCGCGCTGGTGGCGGGCTGCCGTCTGGTGGCGGCCTATCCCATCACTCCGGCCTCGGAGATCATGCACTGGCTGGTCAAGAAGCTGCCCCAGTACGGCGGCGTGGTCGTCCAGTCCGAGGACGAGATCGCTGCCATCAGCACCGTCATCGGTGCCGGTTACGCCGGCGTGCGCGCCCTGACGTCCACCTCGGGCCCGGGCTTCTCCCTGATGCAGGAGGCCCTGGGCTACGCGGGGATGATCGAGGCGCCATGCGTCATCGTCAACGTGCAGCGCGCCGGTCCCAGCACGGGCATGCCCACCAAGCACGAGCAGTCCGACCTGTTCGAGATGGTGATGGGTTCCCACGGCGACCTGCCGCGCATCGTCCTGGCGCCGGTGACCATCGAAGACTGCTTCTACGGCGCCGTGGACGCCTTCAACCTGGCGGACCGCTACCAGACGCCGGTGATCCTGGCCCTGGACCTGGCCCTGGGCCTGGCGAAGCAGACGGTGGAAGGCATCGACTTCGAGAGGGTGCGCATCGACCGCGGCGCCGTGGCGCTGCCCGACGACCTGAACTGGGAAGGCGGCGACTTCAAGCGCTACCGGTTCACGGACACCGGGATCTCGCCCCGCTCCCTGCCGGGCATGCCGGGCGGCCTGCATCTGGCCACGGGCCTGGAGCACGACGAAACGGGCCACATCACCGAGGACCGCGGCAACCGCGTCCGCATGATGCAGAAGCGGCTGCGCAAGTTCACCCAGGTGGACGGGGTGGAGGCGGTGCGCTACGAGGGCCCCGAGCAGCCCGAGGTGCTGCTGGTCGGCTGGGGAGCCAGCTACGGCGCCCTGCGGGAGGCCCGGGAGATCCTGACGGAGCGCGGCGTTGCCACGGGCCACGCCCACATCCGGCTGCTGGCCCCCTTCCCCGCGGGGCCGGTGGCCGAACTGCTTGGCCGCGCCAGGCACGTGATCGTGGCCGAGAACAACGCCCAGGGCCAGCTGGCGGCCCTGATGCGCCAGCACATTGACAGCGCTGACAAGGCGCGCCTGCGGACCCTGAACAAGTACGACGGGACCCTGTTCCTGCCGGCGGAGATCGTGGAGCCGGTGCTGGCCGCGGTGTCGCCCATGGCGGCGTCGGCCAAGGAGGTTGGATGA
- a CDS encoding 2-oxoacid:ferredoxin oxidoreductase subunit beta — MATVIRTPKDYRTNAAPWWCPGCGDFGVLRALQEAAAKLNLAPENVVLVAGIGCSGKIGDYFRSYSVHTVHGRTMPVAMGIKLANRDLTVIAAGGDGDGYGIGLNHFIHAVRRNIDITYIVMDNHIYGLTKGQFSPTSAQGFKTTSSPAGTADRPIKPLQLALSAGVTYLAQAFSSHPDHMAEIIAEAIQHKGFSLVNCISPCVTYNKVNTYDFYKERLVNLDEDPDYDPRNYDLAVETVRKYDELVIGRIYIDDSQPSYQDLLPGYAEEPLVKARLEYEPEHWQAILKEFA, encoded by the coding sequence ATGGCGACGGTCATCCGCACGCCCAAGGACTACCGGACGAACGCGGCGCCCTGGTGGTGCCCCGGCTGCGGCGACTTCGGCGTGCTGCGCGCGCTGCAGGAGGCGGCCGCCAAGCTCAACCTGGCGCCGGAGAACGTGGTCCTGGTGGCCGGCATCGGCTGCTCGGGCAAGATCGGAGACTATTTCCGGTCGTACAGCGTCCACACCGTCCACGGCCGCACCATGCCCGTGGCGATGGGCATCAAGCTGGCCAACCGGGACCTCACGGTGATCGCCGCGGGCGGTGACGGCGACGGCTACGGCATCGGCCTGAACCACTTCATCCACGCGGTGCGCCGGAACATCGACATCACCTACATCGTCATGGACAACCACATCTACGGGCTGACCAAGGGCCAGTTCTCGCCCACCAGCGCCCAGGGCTTCAAGACCACCTCGTCGCCCGCGGGCACGGCGGACCGGCCCATCAAGCCCCTGCAGCTGGCCCTCTCTGCCGGGGTCACCTATCTGGCCCAGGCCTTCTCGTCCCATCCCGACCACATGGCCGAGATCATCGCCGAGGCCATCCAGCACAAGGGCTTCTCGCTGGTGAACTGCATCAGCCCGTGCGTGACCTACAACAAGGTCAACACCTACGACTTCTACAAGGAGCGCCTGGTCAACCTGGACGAGGATCCGGACTACGACCCGCGCAACTACGACCTGGCCGTGGAGACGGTGCGCAAGTACGACGAGCTGGTCATCGGCCGGATCTACATCGACGACAGCCAGCCCTCGTACCAGGACCTTCTGCCGGGCTACGCGGAAGAGCCCCTGGTCAAGGCCCGGCTGGAATACGAGCCCGAGCACTGGCAGGCGATCCTCAAGGAGTTCGCCTGA
- a CDS encoding M20 family metallopeptidase, whose protein sequence is MQEPPRDEPASSGGPAPAATPARTAAPPRAAAPAAIRALLPRLEGALPRQELVPLAQALIRARTVNPPGGEAQAAAVAVPWLERHGFDVATYEPRPGRTSLIARRQGAEPGPTLLWCGHLDVVEAGDPAAWPHPPFAGVLDGDRIYGRGAVDMKGPVAAALAAAAAIARLGGPRRGQLVLALVADEETMGRHGAGWLARRGLLRADGAIVGEPTRLHLVRAQRGAAWIHLRLHGRPAHAAVPHLGASAVAAAARLVLALEERVWDAFHPLLGPPTASVGRIRGGDSPNRVPERCELVIDRRAVPGETAGSVRQEVEAVVAEVLARHPGVTATITRWQWAEPAETPADAAIVELVRAAGQAVTGQDLPEAGTVAVTDMRYLVAAGIPTVIAGPGRPDLAHAPGEFITVDELAQGALFYAAAFAGWLGVAGSPA, encoded by the coding sequence GTGCAAGAACCACCGCGGGACGAACCGGCATCCTCCGGCGGGCCGGCTCCGGCGGCCACCCCGGCCCGGACCGCCGCGCCGCCGCGGGCCGCCGCCCCGGCCGCCATCCGGGCCCTCCTGCCAAGGCTGGAAGGGGCCCTTCCCCGGCAGGAGCTGGTCCCGCTGGCCCAGGCGCTGATCCGCGCCCGGACCGTCAACCCGCCGGGTGGCGAGGCCCAGGCGGCGGCCGTGGCCGTCCCCTGGCTGGAGCGCCACGGCTTTGACGTGGCAACCTACGAGCCCCGTCCCGGGCGGACCAGCCTGATCGCCCGCCGCCAGGGCGCCGAGCCCGGACCCACCCTGCTCTGGTGCGGGCACCTGGACGTGGTCGAGGCGGGGGACCCGGCCGCCTGGCCTCATCCTCCCTTCGCCGGGGTTCTGGACGGCGACCGGATCTACGGGCGCGGGGCGGTGGACATGAAGGGGCCGGTGGCGGCTGCCCTGGCGGCGGCTGCAGCCATCGCCCGCCTGGGCGGCCCCCGGCGCGGCCAGCTGGTGCTGGCGCTGGTGGCCGACGAGGAGACCATGGGGCGTCATGGCGCGGGCTGGCTGGCCCGGCGCGGGCTGCTGCGGGCCGACGGCGCCATCGTGGGCGAGCCGACGCGCCTGCACCTGGTCCGGGCCCAGCGGGGGGCGGCCTGGATCCACCTGCGCCTGCACGGGCGGCCCGCCCATGCCGCCGTGCCCCACCTGGGGGCCAGCGCGGTGGCAGCGGCTGCCCGGCTGGTGCTGGCCCTGGAGGAGCGGGTCTGGGACGCCTTCCACCCCCTGCTCGGCCCACCCACGGCCAGCGTGGGCCGCATCCGCGGCGGCGACAGTCCCAACCGGGTCCCCGAGCGCTGCGAGCTGGTGATCGACCGGCGAGCGGTGCCGGGGGAGACCGCTGGGTCGGTGCGCCAGGAGGTGGAGGCCGTGGTGGCCGAGGTGCTGGCCCGCCATCCCGGTGTGACGGCGACCATCACCCGCTGGCAATGGGCCGAGCCGGCCGAAACTCCCGCGGATGCAGCCATCGTGGAGCTCGTCCGGGCCGCGGGGCAGGCGGTCACGGGCCAGGACCTGCCCGAAGCCGGGACGGTGGCGGTAACGGACATGCGTTACCTGGTGGCCGCGGGCATTCCCACGGTGATCGCGGGACCAGGCCGGCCCGATCTGGCCCATGCCCCCGGCGAGTTCATCACCGTGGACGAACTGGCCCAGGGCGCCCTTTTCTATGCGGCGGCCTTTGCCGGGTGGCTCGGCGTCGCCGGATCGCCGGCGTGA
- a CDS encoding AarF/ABC1/UbiB kinase family protein, giving the protein MAATSRYQRLRNLRRYREIAAVLARHGLTVLVEQAGLPRQGRRDRWPWLRRRWRLRRDGTAAVPPAGAAASPAGGPGGRGGPGAGESVTQGAPGAGTAGDGTVPAAAAAGAAAAAEGGRRFGVHLRQALEELGPTFVKLGQLLSTRPDLLPPDVLRELERLQDRVPPFPFEEAAAQIEQELGRPLHQLFRRFNPRPLAAASIGQVHAAQLPDGRAVVVKVQRPGIRRTVEADLALLMDLAELAERYSPWAAFYPFRDIAAELAASLRAELDFVREARNAQRLARLLASRPGIQVPQVIWEYTTPRVLTLERLEGVRLAEAGRLEPAGARRLARTLVDAVLDPLFRAGFFHADPHPGNILVLPGGRVGLVDFGITGQLDRITRRRLVAMVIALWRGDAGGLLQAVEGLAVIPPGTDRRLLRRDLELLLDRYLDVPLSRLDLGEILPVFFDLLRRYRIRVPADLALVGKTLLALQGVVRAIDPDLAVLDLARPLGRRLLRHYLSPAEVGRRWLDRWEERAEPLLDLPAQLHALLVQARAGRPVFKVEVVEREEFHQGLSRLVNRLAFSVLLLSFTILMAALVVAGALLGRSEPVLRFPFLEVGVAVLALATAALLWAIVRSGRL; this is encoded by the coding sequence ATGGCGGCGACCAGCCGTTACCAGCGGTTGCGCAACCTGCGGCGGTACCGGGAGATTGCGGCCGTCCTGGCCCGCCACGGCCTGACGGTGCTGGTGGAACAGGCCGGCCTGCCCCGCCAGGGACGGCGGGACCGCTGGCCCTGGCTGCGGCGCCGGTGGCGCCTCCGGCGCGACGGCACGGCGGCGGTGCCGCCGGCAGGGGCGGCCGCCTCGCCGGCCGGGGGGCCGGGGGGGCGGGGCGGGCCAGGGGCAGGGGAATCCGTCACCCAGGGGGCGCCGGGGGCCGGAACCGCCGGCGACGGGACGGTTCCGGCCGCGGCCGCGGCAGGGGCGGCCGCGGCCGCAGAGGGAGGCCGCAGATTTGGCGTTCACCTGCGCCAGGCCCTGGAAGAGCTGGGACCGACCTTTGTCAAGCTGGGGCAGCTGCTGAGCACGCGCCCCGACCTCTTGCCTCCCGACGTGCTGCGGGAGCTGGAGCGGCTGCAGGACCGGGTGCCGCCCTTTCCCTTCGAGGAGGCCGCCGCCCAGATCGAGCAGGAGCTGGGCCGTCCTCTGCACCAGCTGTTTCGCCGTTTCAACCCGCGCCCCCTGGCCGCTGCCTCCATCGGCCAGGTCCACGCCGCCCAACTGCCCGACGGCCGGGCGGTGGTGGTCAAGGTCCAGCGGCCCGGGATCCGCCGCACCGTCGAAGCCGATCTGGCCCTGCTCATGGATCTGGCCGAACTGGCCGAGCGCTACAGCCCCTGGGCGGCCTTCTACCCCTTCCGCGACATCGCCGCGGAGCTGGCCGCCAGCCTGAGGGCCGAGCTGGATTTCGTCCGGGAGGCGCGGAACGCGCAGCGACTGGCGCGGCTTCTGGCCAGCCGGCCGGGAATCCAGGTTCCCCAGGTGATCTGGGAGTACACCACGCCGCGGGTCCTCACCCTGGAACGGCTGGAGGGCGTCCGCCTGGCGGAGGCGGGGCGGCTGGAGCCCGCCGGGGCCCGTCGCCTGGCCCGCACCCTGGTTGATGCGGTGCTGGACCCCCTCTTCCGGGCCGGGTTCTTCCACGCCGACCCGCACCCGGGCAACATCCTGGTGCTCCCCGGGGGCAGGGTGGGTCTGGTGGATTTCGGTATCACCGGGCAGCTGGACCGCATCACCCGCCGGCGACTGGTCGCCATGGTGATCGCCCTCTGGCGGGGCGACGCGGGCGGGCTGCTGCAGGCGGTGGAAGGCCTGGCCGTGATTCCCCCGGGTACGGACCGGCGCCTGCTGCGCCGGGACCTGGAGCTGCTCCTCGACCGGTACCTGGACGTTCCCCTGAGCCGGCTCGACCTGGGGGAGATCCTGCCGGTTTTCTTCGACCTGCTGCGCCGTTACCGCATCCGGGTTCCGGCCGATCTGGCCCTGGTGGGCAAGACCCTGCTGGCCTTGCAAGGGGTGGTACGGGCCATCGATCCCGACCTGGCGGTGCTCGACCTGGCGCGGCCCCTGGGGCGGCGCCTGCTGCGCCATTACCTCTCACCGGCCGAGGTGGGCCGCCGCTGGCTGGACCGCTGGGAAGAACGGGCCGAGCCCCTGCTGGACCTTCCCGCCCAGCTGCATGCCCTGCTGGTGCAGGCCCGGGCGGGGCGCCCGGTCTTCAAGGTGGAGGTGGTGGAACGGGAGGAGTTCCACCAGGGGCTGAGCCGGCTGGTCAACCGCCTGGCCTTCAGCGTGCTCCTGCTTTCCTTTACCATCTTGATGGCGGCGCTGGTGGTGGCGGGCGCCTTGCTGGGCCGCAGCGAGCCGGTGCTGCGCTTCCCCTTCCTCGAGGTGGGGGTGGCGGTGCTGGCCCTGGCCACGGCGGCGCTGCTGTGGGCCATCGTGCGGTCGGGGCGGCTTTGA
- a CDS encoding adenine nucleotide alpha hydrolase has product MDRPSGGVQAAGGAGLRAAARHGAARAVAGAEARGTGHAPKGAGPGWRGARPGPVGARAAAAPPAPGPVRPVVLSWSGGKDSALALARLAADPQVRVVGLLATSNEVTGRISIHGVRRALVEAQARALGLPLWWVPLPDPCSNADYEERMARALARLAGRGVRAVAFGDLFLADIRAYREGQLARAGMTALFPLWGKDTRELAGEVVASGIRAVVVASGPDLGPRWLGRPYDARFLAELPATVDPCGERGEFHTFVYDGPAFREPVAFRPGERVERGGFWYLDLLPAAPGEPDGSPGRAL; this is encoded by the coding sequence ATGGACAGGCCGTCCGGAGGTGTCCAGGCGGCAGGCGGTGCCGGGCTGCGGGCGGCGGCCAGGCATGGCGCCGCCCGGGCCGTGGCCGGAGCGGAGGCCCGAGGGACCGGCCACGCCCCGAAGGGGGCGGGGCCCGGCTGGCGGGGCGCCCGGCCGGGGCCGGTGGGTGCGCGGGCCGCCGCGGCGCCACCGGCACCCGGGCCGGTTCGTCCCGTGGTCCTGAGCTGGAGCGGTGGCAAGGACTCGGCCCTGGCCCTGGCCCGCCTGGCCGCCGACCCGCAGGTCCGGGTGGTGGGCCTGCTGGCCACCAGCAACGAGGTCACGGGGCGGATCAGCATCCATGGGGTCCGCCGGGCGCTGGTGGAGGCCCAGGCCCGGGCCCTGGGCCTGCCCCTGTGGTGGGTACCCCTGCCCGACCCCTGTTCCAACGCCGACTACGAAGAACGGATGGCCCGCGCCCTTGCCCGGCTGGCAGGCCGGGGTGTCCGCGCCGTCGCCTTCGGCGACCTCTTCCTGGCCGACATCCGCGCCTACCGGGAAGGGCAACTGGCCCGGGCGGGCATGACCGCCCTGTTTCCCCTGTGGGGGAAAGACACCCGGGAACTGGCGGGCGAGGTGGTGGCGTCGGGGATCCGCGCGGTGGTGGTGGCGTCGGGTCCCGACCTGGGGCCCCGGTGGTTGGGCCGGCCCTATGACGCCCGGTTCCTCGCGGAGCTGCCGGCCACCGTGGACCCTTGCGGCGAGCGGGGCGAGTTCCACACCTTTGTCTATGACGGGCCCGCCTTTCGGGAGCCGGTGGCCTTCCGTCCCGGAGAGCGGGTGGAGCGCGGCGGCTTCTGGTACCTGGATCTGCTGCCGGCGGCGCCAGGGGAACCTGACGGGTCGCCGGGGAGGGCGCTTTGA